A stretch of Nonomuraea africana DNA encodes these proteins:
- the rlmB gene encoding 23S rRNA (guanosine(2251)-2'-O)-methyltransferase RlmB, which translates to MAAGGRASGRPSKKKGPAKGTGGNVRRSLEGKGATPPAHMRHWYKDKARGERIAREERGGGGSSKAPVRQKRSEDAPEYIGGRNPVLEALLAGVPANALYVAQRIDNDDRVREAIKVAAGNGVALLEVSRDKLDRLTEGAVHQGIALQIPAYSYAHPSELVEIAHDAAEVPLIVALDGVTDPRNLGAIARSATAFGAHGLLIPSRRAAGVTGGAWKTSAGTLANLRVARAANLTAALREYREAGLFVVGLDGSGRVDIDEVELLQEPLVVVVGSEGKGLSRLVSEQCDVVARIPMHAAAESLNAGVAAGVTLYEVARHRRR; encoded by the coding sequence ATGGCAGCAGGTGGAAGAGCGTCGGGCAGGCCCTCCAAGAAGAAGGGACCGGCCAAGGGCACGGGTGGCAACGTCCGCCGTTCCCTGGAAGGCAAGGGCGCGACTCCGCCTGCGCACATGAGGCACTGGTACAAGGACAAGGCCCGCGGCGAGCGCATCGCGCGCGAGGAGCGGGGCGGCGGCGGTTCCTCGAAGGCTCCGGTACGGCAGAAGCGGTCCGAGGACGCGCCCGAGTACATCGGCGGGCGCAACCCGGTCCTCGAGGCGCTCCTGGCAGGCGTTCCGGCGAACGCGCTCTACGTCGCCCAGCGCATCGACAACGACGACCGCGTCCGCGAGGCCATCAAGGTCGCCGCGGGCAACGGCGTCGCGCTGCTCGAGGTCAGCCGCGACAAGCTCGACCGCCTCACCGAGGGCGCCGTCCACCAGGGCATCGCGCTGCAGATCCCGGCCTACTCCTACGCGCATCCGTCCGAGCTCGTCGAGATCGCGCACGACGCCGCCGAGGTGCCGCTGATCGTCGCCCTCGACGGCGTGACCGACCCGCGCAACCTGGGCGCCATCGCCCGCTCGGCCACGGCGTTCGGCGCGCACGGCCTGCTCATCCCCTCCCGCAGGGCGGCCGGCGTCACGGGCGGCGCCTGGAAGACGTCGGCGGGCACCCTCGCCAACCTGCGCGTCGCCCGCGCCGCCAACCTGACGGCCGCGCTGCGCGAGTACCGCGAGGCGGGTCTGTTCGTGGTCGGCCTGGACGGCTCGGGCAGGGTCGACATCGACGAGGTGGAACTCCTGCAGGAGCCCCTGGTGGTGGTCGTAGGGTCCGAGGGCAAGGGGCTGTCGCGGTTGGTGAGCGAGCAGTGTGACGTGGTGGCCCGGATCCCGATGCACGCGGCTGCGGAGTCGCTGAACGCGGGAGTGGCGGCTGGGGTGACGTTGTACGAGGTCGCTCGTCATCGGCGGCGGTAG
- a CDS encoding VWA domain-containing protein, with protein MTDPILERWRLLLGEPGRACLGGQQLDPQTAARDAAMDWLYGRDDDLRRRGVRRGGPREGGSGESALTTVDWLDDITRLFPKETVERLQRDAVERYEIHDVVTDPTVLARIEPNPALLKAVLRTKHLMNPQVLRLARRIVETVVRQLMDKLATDVRTAFSGTKARRPGRLRQARNFDLTRTMRANLGRYQPDTGKVVIETPYFFTRTRRHLEQWQVILLVDQSGSMVDSVIHSAVTAACLWGLPGVRTHLVAFDTEVVDLTADVDDPVELLMRVQLGGGTDIARAAAYGAGLVDQPRRAIVVLISDFYEGGDPHRLVRIVRGLVEQGTKVLGLAALDEQANPDYDRVLAQRLADVGAHVGAMTPGELASFVAEHVGR; from the coding sequence ATGACCGACCCCATCCTCGAACGCTGGCGCCTGCTGCTCGGCGAACCCGGCCGCGCCTGCCTCGGCGGGCAGCAGCTCGACCCGCAGACAGCCGCCCGCGACGCGGCCATGGACTGGCTCTACGGCCGCGACGACGACCTGCGTCGGCGCGGCGTACGGCGTGGTGGCCCCCGCGAAGGCGGCTCGGGCGAATCGGCGCTGACCACCGTCGACTGGCTCGACGACATCACCCGGCTGTTCCCGAAGGAGACCGTCGAGCGGCTGCAACGTGACGCGGTCGAACGCTACGAGATCCATGACGTGGTGACCGACCCGACCGTGCTGGCGCGCATCGAACCCAACCCGGCGCTGCTCAAAGCGGTGCTGCGCACCAAGCACCTGATGAATCCGCAGGTGCTGCGGCTGGCCAGGCGGATCGTCGAGACGGTCGTCAGGCAGCTGATGGACAAACTCGCCACCGACGTGCGGACCGCGTTCTCCGGCACCAAGGCGCGACGCCCCGGCCGGCTGCGGCAGGCTCGCAACTTCGACCTGACCCGGACCATGCGTGCCAACCTCGGCCGCTACCAGCCCGACACCGGCAAGGTGGTGATCGAGACTCCGTACTTCTTCACCCGCACCCGCCGCCACCTCGAACAGTGGCAGGTGATCCTGCTCGTCGACCAGTCCGGGTCCATGGTCGACTCGGTGATCCACTCGGCGGTCACCGCGGCGTGCCTGTGGGGGCTGCCAGGCGTGCGCACCCACCTGGTCGCCTTCGACACCGAGGTCGTCGACCTGACCGCCGATGTCGACGATCCGGTGGAGCTGCTGATGAGGGTCCAGCTCGGCGGCGGCACCGACATCGCGCGCGCGGCGGCGTACGGCGCCGGCTTGGTCGACCAGCCACGGCGGGCGATCGTCGTGCTGATCTCCGACTTCTACGAGGGCGGCGATCCCCACCGGCTGGTGCGCATTGTGCGCGGCCTGGTCGAGCAGGGCACCAAGGTGCTGGGCCTGGCCGCTCTCGACGAGCAGGCCAATCCCGACTACGACCGGGTGCTGGCGCAGCGCCTGGCCGACGTCGGTGCGCACGTGGGCGCGATGACACCCGGCGAACTGGCATCCTTCGTCGCGGAGCACGTGGGCCGATGA
- a CDS encoding protein kinase domain-containing protein, with translation MDALIAGDPQHIGDYWLAGRLGSGGQGVVYEAYDPEGHRVAIKVLHASDDGGSRDRFAKEATAAGRVASFCTARVLATDLEGSKPYIVSEYVGGPSLRKAVNEGRRFTEDDLHRLATAIATALTAIHDAGVIHRDLKPDNVLLGPDGPRVIDFGIARTLDMSLTRTGEISGTPSYMAPEVFIGQRAGAPADVFAWGAVVVFAATGQDPFKADNLGGVMHQVLSSAPDLRALPPRLAQLVAAAMAKDPAARPAARDLLLALVSGNAADTRSLLAAGSRSAQGVHGSDQGDPALGTIAEDAYAALAPEERDLAAEVFLRMVTVDEDGYESGRWASREELYGGRPEREAAAVQRILRAFSYVVTTKDTSVALSRPALLRAWPRLRMWVDADRDGLAVLGQISAAARRWSDNGRRDGDLLQGSRLEQALSWAATGRRHVTLTPAERDFLRAGTELTRKRTRRRTLTTIALTGLLVVAMVAGGLAVYQQQQATEQRDILTAKQVATEADRMRTTDPVKAMLLSVAAWRVSPQLEARSSLIASLQQQETAVFRDPLVKGLAHRALSSDGRTLVSVSEAGVNVYDVRTGKRTGGWAGLRLKDGTPQEPALNKSGRLLSLTIGSELGVWDLTSGKQLVRRSLGERGGYSAIWGEHESILTVLYQGDIVYLLDVATGKQFGKALYTDGGTTPWQPPLVDPTGKHLLLTGGRFDELALPGWTRERRLAPCRIHADVAAFTPDGKTIACAAATIALVDAATGREHKRGDDDWACDICTKSGAQLRFSQDGDYLAAFAARELRVWKVADRKQILTYRAEDELTDLRFDPDGRTLRYLYDNMVISLDLSPRAGATHVRKGVAKLSPGGRWVAMEDPDQNRLGLWDLRGRKEVATFPLREFGAWGFDRTGTRMLIADLASVRLIDLATHKKLWQLSTPHTNTNNPERVDFSRDGKTIALTLQPSSQEGSFRLLVVDTARGRVLRTFSSQIGGGPYTPDGRLASTFGRFIDLTTGKPVDAAFDVVRGASAVAVSSQGRLAFSAGSAGRIAMWTVQGPVQITPVLRGTTGEITELAFSTKGDLLASVTMEGILQIWDVNAMRRLGGAFNLHGSQITSLAFGPDGSTLYAADWGSVYRIPIGAERIVQDVCRRAGHTLSPADWAAFLKDVPYRDICPTRQP, from the coding sequence GTGGACGCATTGATCGCGGGAGATCCGCAGCACATCGGGGATTACTGGCTGGCTGGACGCCTTGGTTCGGGCGGCCAGGGAGTCGTGTACGAGGCCTACGACCCCGAAGGACACAGGGTCGCCATCAAGGTGCTGCACGCGTCGGACGACGGCGGCAGCCGTGACCGCTTCGCCAAGGAGGCGACTGCGGCCGGCCGGGTGGCCTCGTTCTGCACGGCCCGGGTGCTCGCCACCGATCTGGAGGGCAGCAAGCCGTACATCGTCTCGGAGTACGTGGGGGGGCCGAGCTTGCGCAAGGCCGTGAACGAGGGCCGCAGGTTCACCGAGGACGACCTCCACCGGCTGGCGACGGCGATCGCCACCGCGTTGACCGCGATCCACGACGCGGGCGTCATCCACCGCGACCTTAAGCCGGACAACGTGCTGCTCGGCCCGGACGGCCCACGCGTGATCGACTTCGGCATCGCCCGTACCCTGGACATGTCGCTGACGAGGACGGGCGAGATCTCGGGCACGCCCAGCTACATGGCGCCCGAGGTGTTCATCGGGCAGCGCGCGGGGGCGCCCGCCGACGTGTTCGCGTGGGGTGCCGTCGTTGTGTTCGCCGCCACGGGGCAGGATCCGTTCAAGGCGGACAACCTGGGCGGCGTGATGCACCAGGTGCTGTCCTCCGCACCGGATCTGCGGGCGTTGCCGCCGCGGCTGGCCCAGCTGGTGGCGGCCGCGATGGCGAAGGATCCCGCCGCCAGGCCCGCGGCACGCGACCTGCTGCTCGCGCTGGTCAGCGGCAACGCCGCCGACACCAGAAGCCTGCTGGCGGCGGGCAGCCGCTCGGCGCAGGGCGTGCACGGGTCCGACCAAGGTGATCCGGCGCTCGGCACGATCGCGGAGGACGCCTACGCGGCACTCGCGCCAGAGGAGCGCGACCTGGCCGCCGAGGTGTTCCTGCGGATGGTGACCGTGGACGAGGACGGGTACGAGAGCGGGCGGTGGGCCTCGCGCGAGGAGCTGTACGGCGGGCGCCCAGAGCGCGAGGCGGCGGCGGTTCAGCGGATCCTGCGGGCGTTCTCGTACGTGGTGACCACGAAGGACACCTCGGTCGCCCTGTCCAGGCCCGCGCTGCTGAGGGCCTGGCCGCGGCTGCGCATGTGGGTGGACGCCGACCGCGATGGCCTGGCCGTACTGGGCCAGATCTCCGCGGCGGCACGGCGCTGGTCCGACAACGGCAGGCGGGACGGCGACCTGCTCCAGGGCAGCCGCCTGGAGCAGGCGCTCAGCTGGGCGGCGACCGGTCGCCGTCACGTGACGCTCACCCCCGCCGAGCGTGACTTCCTGCGGGCAGGCACAGAGCTGACCAGGAAGCGGACCCGCCGCAGAACGCTGACCACGATCGCACTGACCGGGCTGCTGGTTGTGGCCATGGTCGCCGGAGGGCTGGCCGTCTATCAGCAGCAGCAGGCCACCGAACAGCGCGACATCCTCACCGCCAAGCAGGTGGCGACGGAGGCCGACCGCATGCGCACGACCGACCCGGTCAAGGCGATGCTGCTGAGCGTGGCCGCCTGGCGGGTCTCACCGCAGTTGGAGGCCCGATCCAGTCTCATCGCCTCCCTGCAGCAGCAGGAGACGGCGGTCTTCCGCGATCCCTTGGTCAAGGGCCTTGCCCACCGCGCCCTCAGTTCTGACGGCCGCACACTCGTCAGCGTCAGCGAGGCCGGCGTGAACGTCTACGACGTCCGCACCGGCAAGCGCACCGGTGGCTGGGCCGGGCTGAGGCTGAAGGACGGGACTCCTCAGGAGCCGGCGCTCAACAAGAGCGGCCGCCTGCTCTCCCTGACGATCGGTTCAGAGCTCGGAGTCTGGGACCTCACCTCGGGAAAGCAACTGGTGCGGCGCTCCCTGGGGGAACGCGGCGGGTACAGCGCGATCTGGGGTGAGCACGAGTCGATCCTCACCGTGCTGTACCAGGGCGACATCGTCTACCTGTTGGACGTGGCGACCGGCAAGCAGTTCGGCAAGGCTCTCTACACGGACGGCGGCACGACGCCGTGGCAGCCTCCGCTCGTCGATCCGACAGGCAAACACCTGCTGCTGACGGGTGGACGCTTCGACGAGCTGGCGCTGCCGGGCTGGACCCGGGAGCGGCGCCTGGCGCCCTGCCGCATTCACGCGGACGTGGCGGCTTTCACCCCGGACGGCAAGACCATCGCCTGCGCGGCCGCCACGATCGCGCTCGTCGACGCGGCGACCGGTCGTGAACACAAACGGGGCGATGACGACTGGGCCTGCGACATCTGCACGAAATCCGGGGCCCAGCTGCGCTTCAGCCAGGACGGCGACTACCTGGCCGCCTTCGCCGCACGCGAGCTGCGCGTGTGGAAGGTCGCCGACCGGAAGCAGATCCTCACCTACCGGGCCGAGGACGAGCTGACCGACCTTCGGTTCGACCCCGACGGCAGGACCCTGCGCTACCTCTACGACAACATGGTCATCAGCCTCGACCTGTCGCCGAGAGCCGGCGCCACCCATGTCAGGAAGGGAGTGGCGAAACTCAGCCCCGGAGGACGGTGGGTGGCGATGGAGGATCCCGATCAGAACCGCCTCGGGCTCTGGGACCTGCGCGGCCGCAAGGAGGTGGCGACGTTCCCGCTCCGCGAATTCGGGGCATGGGGATTCGACCGGACCGGCACACGCATGCTCATCGCCGACCTCGCGAGCGTGCGGCTGATCGACCTCGCGACACATAAGAAGCTCTGGCAGCTCTCCACGCCCCACACGAACACGAACAACCCCGAACGTGTCGACTTCAGCCGGGACGGCAAGACGATCGCGCTCACGCTCCAGCCATCCTCCCAGGAGGGCAGCTTCCGGCTACTCGTGGTGGACACCGCCCGTGGGCGCGTCCTGCGCACGTTCAGCTCGCAGATCGGCGGCGGGCCGTACACGCCGGACGGGCGCCTCGCCTCGACTTTCGGAAGGTTCATAGACCTCACCACCGGCAAGCCGGTCGACGCGGCCTTCGACGTCGTACGCGGTGCCTCGGCAGTGGCCGTCAGCAGCCAGGGGCGGCTGGCGTTCAGCGCCGGTTCTGCCGGCCGCATCGCGATGTGGACGGTCCAGGGGCCGGTCCAGATCACGCCGGTCCTGCGCGGGACGACGGGTGAGATCACGGAACTGGCCTTCTCGACGAAGGGCGATCTGCTCGCCAGCGTGACCATGGAGGGCATCCTCCAGATCTGGGACGTCAACGCCATGCGGCGGCTCGGCGGCGCGTTCAACCTGCACGGCTCCCAGATCACCTCGCTCGCCTTCGGCCCGGACGGCTCCACCCTCTACGCCGCCGACTGGGGTTCCGTCTACAGGATCCCGATCGGTGCCGAGCGGATCGTCCAGGACGTGTGCCGCCGTGCCGGGCACACGCTCTCCCCGGCCGACTGGGCCGCCTTCCTCAAGGACGTGCCCTACCGCGACATCTGCCCGACCAGGCAGCCATAG
- a CDS encoding SIS domain-containing protein: MSDNLFRAALDELGAVLAKMDERLIDAACRLIADARAIGVYGCGREALQIKGFAMRLFHLGLPVAVVGDMTMSALGRGDVFLVTSGPGETSTVLALMQTAKAAGATNLLVTAEPESSAAKLADFALVIPAQTMASDQGERQTSVLPMGSVYEGALFVLFEVMVLKLRTLTGATREAMRARHTNME, encoded by the coding sequence ATGAGCGACAACCTCTTTCGCGCCGCGCTCGACGAGCTTGGCGCTGTGCTCGCGAAGATGGACGAAAGGCTCATCGATGCAGCCTGCCGGTTGATCGCCGACGCGAGAGCGATCGGCGTCTATGGCTGCGGCCGGGAGGCGCTGCAGATCAAAGGTTTTGCGATGCGCCTCTTCCATCTCGGCCTGCCGGTTGCGGTGGTCGGCGACATGACCATGTCGGCGCTGGGACGCGGCGACGTTTTCCTCGTCACCTCCGGTCCCGGCGAAACATCCACGGTGCTGGCGCTGATGCAAACGGCGAAGGCGGCGGGCGCGACGAACCTTCTGGTGACGGCTGAACCTGAGAGCAGCGCGGCAAAGCTCGCCGACTTCGCGCTCGTGATCCCGGCGCAGACCATGGCCAGCGATCAGGGCGAAAGGCAGACCTCCGTCCTGCCGATGGGTTCGGTCTACGAAGGCGCGCTGTTCGTGCTGTTCGAGGTGATGGTGCTGAAGCTCAGGACGCTGACCGGCGCCACGCGCGAGGCGATGCGCGCCAGGCACACCAACATGGAGTGA
- a CDS encoding protein kinase domain-containing protein, producing MRFPTLALLEIAPELVAHSLPWSAADPLGSPGAPGSLTKISRYASICRVTLGDLRNHIPGYRLIEPVGQGGFAVVYRALHERVGRVVAVKILSVADLDERALRNFRRELEVMGRLSDHPNIVAALDTGTTTNGRPYIVMDFHEGGSLYTQLRAAGALPANEALRIGVKVAAALAAVHDAGVFHGDIKPQNILVSKYGEPALADFGVARMLDVGQLSSNTLIFTPHHAAPEVLNGLPQNVVSDVYALGSTLYQLLTGRPAYYDAADVGVAPLLLRVLRQPLPPLPEPGVPAPLRALVERAMSKEPDARPQNAWAFVEELQKVQRALGLPVTEPATAIPAPLPAAVTPPAPAAAPPLRAGPAVTAPTSARRKSRRWILATAAALTAVVATVAAVNLTGGPAAKAVLATTSSPQPVATGREPVTPSPSSAEPSARSKKPTLTKVFVTTDAKAQTPGQTFKLKVTGRLSNGRAASLSKAAFDFHSADPRVATVSPDGQVTVLAAGRVRITVKVTMNGASRVAALPLSIAASATPTPSPSPKAGPRRLRVPATMTNMVRAGGYSGDAYAACMKCKVKTGNPGYYRETYFRFDLGAVKVKPARIASIVLHAHMRVEDAGDVQGRAVAYALGNDWTSRVTFDTRPRLSNKLGEFPPVDEAGGWVKLNLTGYLKPKLGGPASVGLAENAGVGVAIGGLSSKTVPYLEITTR from the coding sequence GTGCGATTTCCCACGTTGGCTCTGTTGGAAATAGCCCCTGAACTGGTCGCCCATTCACTGCCATGGTCCGCAGCCGATCCGCTGGGGTCGCCTGGAGCTCCTGGATCCCTGACAAAGATTTCCCGATATGCCAGTATCTGTCGGGTGACACTGGGGGATCTTCGAAACCACATTCCCGGGTACCGGCTCATCGAGCCTGTGGGCCAGGGTGGTTTCGCTGTGGTCTACCGCGCCCTGCACGAGCGGGTCGGCCGCGTGGTCGCCGTGAAGATCCTCTCGGTGGCCGACCTCGACGAGCGTGCGCTGCGCAACTTCCGGCGGGAATTGGAGGTCATGGGTCGGCTGAGCGACCACCCCAACATCGTGGCCGCGCTGGACACCGGCACGACCACCAACGGCCGGCCGTACATCGTCATGGACTTTCACGAAGGTGGGAGTCTCTACACCCAACTGCGCGCGGCAGGAGCGCTCCCAGCGAACGAGGCGCTGCGGATCGGCGTGAAGGTCGCCGCCGCGCTGGCGGCCGTGCATGATGCCGGTGTCTTTCACGGCGACATCAAGCCGCAGAACATCCTCGTGTCCAAGTACGGCGAGCCGGCGCTGGCCGACTTCGGCGTGGCACGCATGCTGGACGTCGGGCAGCTGTCGTCCAACACGCTCATCTTCACTCCGCACCACGCCGCTCCTGAGGTGCTCAACGGCTTACCCCAGAACGTCGTCTCCGACGTCTACGCGCTCGGGTCGACTCTCTACCAGCTGCTGACCGGGCGTCCCGCCTACTATGACGCCGCCGATGTCGGGGTGGCCCCGTTGCTGCTCAGGGTGCTCAGGCAGCCGCTGCCCCCGCTGCCGGAGCCCGGCGTCCCCGCTCCGCTGCGTGCCCTCGTTGAGCGGGCGATGTCCAAGGAGCCGGACGCGCGGCCGCAGAACGCCTGGGCCTTCGTCGAAGAGCTACAGAAGGTGCAGCGGGCTCTCGGGCTCCCGGTGACCGAACCGGCGACCGCCATTCCGGCACCACTTCCCGCCGCCGTCACGCCCCCCGCACCGGCAGCGGCCCCTCCCCTTCGCGCTGGGCCTGCCGTAACGGCGCCCACGAGCGCACGCCGCAAGTCCCGCCGATGGATTCTCGCGACCGCTGCGGCGCTCACCGCGGTGGTCGCCACCGTGGCCGCGGTCAACCTGACCGGCGGACCCGCCGCGAAGGCGGTGCTCGCCACCACTTCTTCCCCGCAGCCCGTGGCCACCGGGCGCGAGCCTGTTACCCCTTCGCCGAGTTCGGCTGAACCCTCGGCGAGGTCCAAGAAGCCCACCCTCACCAAGGTGTTCGTGACAACGGACGCGAAAGCCCAGACTCCGGGTCAGACTTTCAAACTGAAGGTGACCGGCCGTCTGTCCAACGGGCGCGCGGCCAGCCTGTCGAAAGCCGCCTTCGACTTTCACAGCGCCGATCCCCGCGTGGCCACCGTCAGCCCCGACGGCCAGGTCACCGTGCTTGCCGCCGGCCGGGTCCGCATCACCGTCAAGGTGACCATGAACGGCGCGTCGCGGGTCGCCGCCCTCCCCCTCAGCATCGCGGCCTCGGCGACGCCCACCCCTTCCCCCTCGCCGAAGGCGGGTCCCCGGAGGCTGCGCGTGCCCGCCACGATGACCAATATGGTCCGGGCAGGCGGCTACTCCGGCGACGCGTACGCCGCCTGCATGAAATGCAAGGTCAAGACCGGGAACCCGGGCTACTACCGCGAGACCTACTTCCGCTTCGACCTCGGCGCCGTCAAGGTCAAGCCTGCCCGGATCGCCTCCATCGTGCTGCACGCCCACATGCGCGTCGAGGACGCCGGCGACGTCCAGGGAAGGGCTGTCGCGTACGCCCTTGGGAACGACTGGACCTCCAGGGTCACCTTCGACACCCGCCCGCGTCTGAGCAACAAACTCGGCGAGTTCCCGCCGGTGGATGAGGCCGGCGGCTGGGTGAAGCTGAATCTCACCGGCTACCTCAAGCCGAAGCTCGGCGGGCCGGCCAGCGTGGGGCTGGCCGAGAACGCTGGAGTAGGCGTGGCTATCGGCGGCCTCTCCTCCAAGACTGTCCCCTATCTCGAGATCACTACTCGCTGA
- the cysS gene encoding cysteine--tRNA ligase yields the protein MSLHLYDTSTRAIREFVPVEAGRASIYLCGATVQAPPHIGHIRSGVNFDVLRRWMTRSGYDVTFCRNVTDIDDKIIRVAAAEGVPWFVIAERNQRAFSWAYDTLGCLPPTVEPRATGHVPEMITLMQRLIERGHAYASGGDVYFNVQSYASEYGKLSNQKLENMRAAGDTDDESCKRDPRDFALWKGEKPGEPTWPTPWGPGRPGWHLECSAMATKYLGSTFDIHGGGLDLIFPHHENEIAQSQAAGDGFARYWMHNGMLKIGAEKMSKSLGNSLLIPDLLQRVRAVELRYYLAAPHYRSSIDFSEEALLEAAAAYQRIEGFVTRAAEVIHDVDADAPLPQAFVDALDDDLGTPQALAVVHEVVREGNVALARGDKEAVARLLAETQTMLDVLGLDPRSQQWRTGDSGLRPVVDALVQVALDQRALARQRKDYAAADAIRDGLTAAGITVEDTPHGARWELTR from the coding sequence GTGAGCCTGCACCTATACGACACCAGCACGCGCGCCATCCGTGAATTCGTTCCGGTCGAAGCCGGCCGGGCGTCGATCTACCTGTGTGGGGCCACCGTGCAGGCGCCTCCGCACATCGGGCACATCCGCTCCGGTGTCAACTTCGACGTGCTCAGGCGCTGGATGACGCGTTCCGGCTACGACGTGACGTTCTGCCGCAACGTGACCGACATCGACGACAAGATCATTCGGGTGGCCGCGGCCGAGGGCGTGCCGTGGTTCGTCATCGCCGAGCGCAACCAGCGGGCCTTCTCCTGGGCGTACGACACGCTCGGCTGCCTGCCCCCGACCGTCGAGCCGCGCGCCACGGGGCACGTGCCCGAGATGATCACGCTCATGCAGCGCCTGATCGAGCGCGGCCACGCCTACGCCTCGGGCGGCGACGTCTACTTCAACGTCCAGTCCTACGCCTCCGAGTACGGAAAGCTCTCCAACCAGAAGCTGGAGAACATGCGTGCCGCGGGCGACACCGACGACGAGTCGTGCAAGCGCGACCCGCGCGACTTCGCGCTGTGGAAGGGGGAGAAGCCGGGTGAGCCGACCTGGCCGACCCCGTGGGGTCCCGGCCGTCCCGGCTGGCATCTCGAGTGCTCGGCCATGGCCACCAAGTACCTCGGCTCGACCTTCGACATCCACGGCGGCGGGCTCGACCTGATCTTCCCGCACCACGAGAACGAGATCGCGCAGTCGCAGGCCGCCGGCGACGGGTTCGCCCGCTACTGGATGCACAACGGCATGCTCAAGATCGGCGCCGAGAAGATGAGCAAGTCACTCGGCAACTCCCTGCTCATCCCCGACCTGCTGCAGCGGGTCAGGGCGGTCGAGCTGCGCTACTACCTCGCCGCGCCGCACTACCGCTCCTCGATCGACTTCTCCGAGGAGGCGCTGCTCGAAGCGGCCGCCGCCTACCAGCGCATCGAGGGATTCGTCACACGCGCGGCTGAGGTCATCCACGACGTCGACGCCGACGCGCCGCTGCCCCAGGCCTTCGTCGACGCCCTCGACGACGATCTGGGCACGCCCCAGGCGCTCGCGGTCGTCCACGAGGTGGTGCGTGAGGGCAACGTGGCGCTCGCGCGCGGCGACAAGGAGGCGGTCGCCAGACTGCTGGCCGAGACGCAGACCATGCTCGACGTGCTGGGCCTCGACCCGCGTTCCCAGCAGTGGCGCACGGGCGACTCGGGGCTGCGTCCGGTGGTCGACGCGCTCGTCCAGGTGGCCCTCGACCAGCGCGCCCTGGCCAGGCAGCGCAAGGACTACGCGGCCGCCGACGCGATCAGGGACGGACTCACCGCGGCGGGCATCACCGTCGAGGACACCCCGCACGGGGCGCGATGGGAGTTGACCCGCTAG
- a CDS encoding DUF2283 domain-containing protein, with product MTLEEHPGTWTYDPEAGAAYIYLRGPIAPGGVARTVTGDSPMVNFDLDENGRVIGIEILAAWPGE from the coding sequence GTGACTCTGGAAGAGCACCCCGGCACGTGGACCTACGACCCCGAGGCGGGGGCCGCGTACATCTACCTGCGGGGCCCGATCGCGCCCGGTGGCGTGGCGCGGACGGTCACGGGGGACAGCCCGATGGTCAACTTCGACCTGGACGAGAACGGCCGAGTGATTGGTATCGAGATCCTCGCCGCGTGGCCAGGAGAATAG